The genomic stretch GCCCAGGGTCAAGGTTGCCGGCGTCGTCGAGCCACTGCTGGGGGCGAGCGTGCTGCCGACGAGGTTCACCGAGCCGGAGATCGTGCCAGTGCCGGCCAGTGTCGCGCTGCTGAGCGTCACGGGACCCGTGCCGGTAGCGGAACCGGTCGTGTTAGCAACGGTCAACGTTCCGCCAGTAATCGTGGTACCGCCGGTGTACGTGCTCGCTCCTGAGAGAGTGAGCGATTGCGGGCCGCTGAATGCGAGGGCAAGCGTGCCCGTGCCCGGCGCCGCGCCGTCCTGGATGATACCGCTGTAGTTGCTCGCGACCGTTGTGCCATTGATGGTCAACGTCGAATTGCCGGCGGTTCCATTGTTCTGCACGATGCCAGCACCTGCCGTGCTGTTCAAGCTGCCGATCGACTGGTTAAAGCTGTTCAGATTGAACGTTCCGCTAACCCCCGGCGTGGCCGTCGAGCCGACAAGCGTTACGTTCGCCGTAGTCGGTAGTTGTTGTCCAGTAGCACCGATTTGCAGCACGGTGGGATTTGTGTTCGTTGCAGTCCCCACGGTGACATCACCGGGAATGGCGTAGCCACCGTCGTTCTTCGTGTCGGCCAGGACCAAGGTGCCGCCATTGATGTTCGTGGGACCGGCGGTGCCGTACGAATTGTCGTTCGCCAGAACCAGAACTCCGGTCCCGTTTTTCGTCAACGCGCCGGTGCCGGTAATCGGCTGGCTGATTGTGACCGTGCCGACCGTCGGCGGAACACCATCGAGGTTGCCGTTCACATAAATCGACGAATCCGATTGCAGTACGATCGGCGTGTCGAAGCTGGCCGTGGCGGCATTGTTCTGAAAGCGCAGCGCGCCGACGTTGTTCGCGCCGCTCGCTTTACCATTGCCATTGAGAAATAGAGTCGAGCCGGCGCCCAGCGACCAATTGGGTTCCGTGGCCGAACCGAGTTGGAACTGGCCGCCGTTGTTAACGGTGACATTCCCAGCGGCCGTCAGGCCATTGTCGGGCAAGCGCACTGCG from Pirellulales bacterium encodes the following:
- a CDS encoding autotransporter-associated beta strand repeat-containing protein, which codes for MFTWTGNSNNNWKTVANWTPAGGPPNAVDAVAVWNVGTTGITTNVNLPVTVGSIIINQPDSGAANLAIKNSSNNILTFQSSGGDATFINQPVVGAINDGTSTVSVTAAIQLNSPLDVTSGFDFASNTAVTFSGGITGNQTITLNGGGNLQLTGVGTGFTGQIVINNGAVRLPDNGLTAAGNVTVNNGGQFQLGSATEPNWSLGAGSTLFLNGNGKASGANNVGALRFQNNAATASFDTPIVLQSDSSIYVNGNLDGVPPTVGTVTISQPITGTGALTKNGTGVLVLANDNSYGTAGPTNINGGTLVLADTKNDGGYAIPGDVTVGTATNTNPTVLQIGATGQQLPTTANVTLVGSTATPGVSGTFNLNSFNQSIGSLNSTAGAGIVQNNGTAGNSTLTINGTTVASNYSGIIQDGAAPGTGTLALAFSGPQSLTLSGASTYTGGTTITGGTLTVANTTGSATGTGPVTLSSATLAGTGTISGSVNLVGSTLAPSSGSTTPATLTLG